The following proteins are co-located in the Polystyrenella longa genome:
- a CDS encoding MJ0042-type zinc finger domain-containing protein, whose protein sequence is MPKTSFAVQCPECQTRFKMRDKKVIGRKKKCPQCSAHFVVRPESTADEFESVGASSSGGSSLPPRRSARKPAKKRRVVRDEFEDGPATGKKRRSKKREPEKQESKVLLYVLIGMIPLLLCGIGALVYFVGIPGSGGGAIAEEFVMPEEYDTWGTRDSNFQFQYPKGWAASGVKKRASVEHGSIKISAEDSLVGSLFADISRGPGVIGEKPERFPVDDVHDLMGAKLVEKHPDWSEVDRDRLKNRGGNSHLSEYTYSTFFGGERKGYRLTLLNAKYQLNVLLECDADEFEQVKPLFEEMMPTFGPK, encoded by the coding sequence GTGCCGAAAACCTCTTTCGCTGTTCAATGTCCAGAATGTCAGACGCGTTTCAAAATGCGCGATAAGAAGGTCATTGGACGTAAGAAAAAATGCCCCCAGTGCTCTGCTCATTTCGTGGTTCGCCCCGAATCAACGGCAGATGAATTCGAATCAGTGGGGGCAAGTTCATCGGGAGGATCATCGCTTCCTCCAAGACGCTCGGCTCGGAAACCGGCCAAAAAACGCCGGGTGGTACGCGACGAATTCGAAGACGGACCGGCGACCGGCAAAAAACGTCGATCAAAAAAACGAGAACCCGAAAAGCAAGAAAGCAAAGTGCTCTTGTATGTACTCATCGGGATGATTCCTCTGTTGCTTTGTGGAATCGGAGCGCTGGTTTACTTCGTAGGCATACCTGGATCCGGAGGAGGTGCCATAGCAGAAGAGTTCGTCATGCCGGAAGAATATGACACCTGGGGAACGCGCGACAGTAATTTTCAATTTCAGTATCCCAAAGGATGGGCAGCGTCAGGGGTAAAAAAACGAGCTTCCGTCGAGCACGGCTCCATTAAAATCTCGGCAGAGGACAGCTTGGTGGGGTCGCTGTTTGCCGATATCTCCAGAGGCCCGGGTGTCATCGGCGAAAAGCCGGAGCGTTTTCCCGTCGACGATGTCCACGACCTCATGGGAGCCAAACTCGTCGAGAAGCACCCCGACTGGTCCGAAGTGGACCGTGACCGTCTGAAAAACAGAGGCGGAAACTCCCATCTATCCGAATACACTTACAGCACCTTTTTCGGAGGCGAACGCAAAGGGTATCGGCTCACACTCCTCAATGCGAAATATCAACTGAACGTACTGCTCGAATGCGATGCCGATGAATTCGAACAAGTCAAACCCCTCTTCGAAGAAATGATGCCTACCTTCGGCCCTAAATAA
- a CDS encoding DNA-methyltransferase: protein MATNWNQVRQGDCIKGMQQLEGGSVDLAFADPPFNIGYDYDTYNDDRSADEYLDWSKTWLSEVVRVLKPDGTFWLAIGDEYAAELKVMMQRELGLHCRSWVIWYYTFGVNCKNKFSRSHAHLFHMVKNPKEFTFNADDPQIRIPSARQLVYGDKRANPKGRLPDDTWILRPQDIPESFQSEEDTWYVPRVNGTFKERKGWHGCQMPELILARIIRACTHEGAKVLDPFSGSGTTLAVAKKLHREFLGFELSEEYTTRVNERLSEITPGDPLQGTENPLKSAPSTKNGKTLESRQKKNKTIPKERL, encoded by the coding sequence ATGGCGACAAATTGGAATCAAGTACGACAGGGCGATTGCATTAAAGGGATGCAACAGCTTGAAGGTGGCTCGGTTGATCTTGCTTTCGCCGATCCTCCGTTCAACATCGGATACGATTACGACACGTACAATGACGACCGCTCTGCTGACGAGTATCTCGACTGGTCGAAAACCTGGCTCAGTGAAGTTGTCCGAGTTCTCAAACCTGATGGCACCTTCTGGTTGGCGATTGGTGACGAATACGCGGCCGAACTCAAAGTCATGATGCAGAGAGAACTCGGCCTGCACTGCCGCAGTTGGGTCATCTGGTATTACACCTTTGGCGTGAACTGTAAAAACAAATTCAGCCGCTCGCACGCGCATCTCTTTCATATGGTTAAGAATCCGAAAGAGTTCACCTTCAACGCCGACGATCCTCAGATTCGCATCCCTTCCGCGCGCCAACTCGTCTACGGTGACAAGCGAGCCAACCCGAAAGGACGTCTGCCGGACGATACCTGGATTCTTCGGCCACAGGATATTCCAGAGTCGTTCCAATCCGAAGAAGATACCTGGTACGTCCCTCGTGTGAATGGAACGTTCAAAGAGCGCAAAGGATGGCACGGTTGCCAGATGCCGGAATTGATTCTTGCTCGCATTATCCGCGCCTGCACTCACGAGGGAGCCAAAGTCCTCGACCCCTTCTCGGGAAGCGGCACCACACTTGCCGTCGCTAAAAAACTCCACCGGGAATTTCTCGGATTTGAATTGTCCGAAGAATACACCACCCGCGTAAACGAACGCCTTTCGGAAATTACTCCCGGTGATCCATTACAGGGGACCGAAAACCCGCTCAAGAGTGCTCCTTCGACCAAGAATGGAAAGACACTCGAGTCGCGTCAAAAGAAGAACAAAACGATACCGAAAGAACGTCTCTAA
- a CDS encoding PQQ-binding-like beta-propeller repeat protein, translating to MIRLCFAVCLFVCCCSATTQAEDWPHWLGPQGDSIWRESGIVKEFPAEGPKVLWRTPIGEGYSGPAVAQGYVIVTDYVSDSGPSHYEGTQRDKRTGKERILALSESTGEIVWKHEYDCPYNISYGAGPRSTPAIEGNRVYSVGAMGDLKCLSLDKGEVIWEVDFKKKYYDRPAHWGSCTHPLLHNDMLFCIVGGEGSIAVAFDKTTGKEIWKSLSASDIGYSSPAITQAGGVEQLIILSGDSVNGLNPKSGEVYWTHPFDTIYGLAVITPRVKNHYLFVAGTPQKSEMLQLNKDKPAVEQLWEGNGRLGISAQSSIPFMEGDFMYGVNGNAAFVCFDVKTGDHLWSTYEPTTGERSKKGATAFAVKQEDRFFLFNSEGDLIIANLNPESYQELDRTHLIDPGPSTNGMQMVWCHPAFANKNIYVRNHEEIIGVSLAK from the coding sequence ATGATACGCCTTTGCTTTGCCGTATGTCTTTTTGTTTGCTGCTGTTCAGCTACAACTCAAGCCGAAGACTGGCCGCACTGGTTGGGGCCTCAGGGAGATTCTATCTGGCGGGAGAGTGGAATTGTCAAGGAATTCCCTGCCGAGGGACCGAAGGTACTGTGGCGAACACCCATCGGGGAGGGTTACTCCGGCCCTGCCGTCGCGCAGGGATATGTGATCGTCACGGACTATGTTTCCGATTCCGGCCCCAGTCATTACGAAGGGACTCAGCGGGATAAACGGACGGGGAAGGAACGGATTCTGGCTCTGAGTGAGTCGACGGGCGAGATCGTCTGGAAGCATGAGTACGACTGCCCTTACAACATCTCGTACGGAGCGGGGCCCCGGTCGACTCCTGCGATCGAAGGCAACCGGGTGTATTCCGTCGGGGCAATGGGCGATCTTAAATGTCTGAGCCTGGATAAAGGCGAGGTCATCTGGGAAGTCGATTTCAAAAAGAAATACTACGACCGCCCGGCTCATTGGGGTTCCTGCACGCATCCCCTGCTCCATAACGACATGCTGTTCTGTATCGTGGGTGGAGAGGGTTCGATTGCCGTGGCGTTTGATAAAACGACTGGCAAAGAAATCTGGAAGAGCTTGTCGGCCAGCGATATCGGTTACTCCTCGCCAGCGATCACTCAGGCGGGTGGAGTGGAGCAATTGATCATTCTGTCGGGCGACTCGGTTAACGGTCTCAATCCGAAGTCAGGTGAAGTCTACTGGACTCACCCATTTGATACGATCTACGGTCTGGCTGTGATCACTCCGAGGGTGAAGAACCATTACCTGTTTGTCGCTGGTACGCCCCAGAAATCGGAGATGCTTCAATTGAACAAGGACAAGCCTGCCGTCGAGCAGTTGTGGGAAGGGAATGGACGCCTGGGGATTTCGGCGCAATCGAGTATCCCCTTTATGGAAGGAGACTTCATGTATGGTGTGAACGGGAATGCGGCGTTTGTCTGCTTTGATGTCAAAACGGGCGACCATCTCTGGAGCACGTATGAACCGACGACCGGGGAACGTTCTAAGAAAGGAGCGACTGCTTTTGCAGTAAAACAGGAGGACCGCTTCTTTCTATTTAACAGCGAAGGCGACCTGATCATCGCCAACCTGAACCCGGAAAGTTACCAGGAACTCGATCGCACCCACCTGATCGACCCTGGCCCTTCCACCAACGGAATGCAAATGGTCTGGTGTCACCCGGCCTTCGCCAACAAGAACATCTATGTCCGCAACCACGAAGAGATCATCGGTGTGTCACTGGCGAAGTAG
- a CDS encoding fumarylacetoacetate hydrolase family protein, translated as MKLAKVVAAGEVTPAVVEGDEVRLLDLTQVENVKTLSDILHSPDPVGLTRFLIDTKLDPVSVEQVEWLPPLDQQEVWAAGVTYKRSQQARMEESETGASHYDKVYEADRPELFFKATPNRVVAPGKPVRVRYDSNWSVPEPEFALVINPDMKIVGYTIGNDMSARDIEGENPLYLPQAKLYKECCALGPSILLAGDGELNLAEIEVRLKIERNGETIVSGETALDQLHRSLTELVAWLGRDNEFPGGAILLTGTGIIPPDEFSLEQDDLIHMSVTGIGTLTNPVVKD; from the coding sequence ATGAAACTGGCCAAAGTTGTTGCAGCAGGAGAAGTTACACCGGCAGTTGTTGAAGGCGACGAAGTCCGTCTGCTTGATCTGACTCAAGTTGAGAATGTGAAAACGCTGTCGGACATCCTGCATTCCCCTGATCCCGTTGGCTTAACCCGGTTCCTCATCGATACCAAGCTGGACCCCGTCTCGGTTGAACAGGTGGAATGGCTGCCACCGCTGGATCAGCAGGAAGTCTGGGCCGCGGGTGTGACCTACAAGCGGAGCCAACAGGCCCGTATGGAAGAATCCGAAACGGGTGCTTCTCATTACGATAAAGTTTACGAAGCGGATCGCCCCGAACTGTTCTTTAAAGCGACTCCCAACCGCGTCGTCGCCCCTGGTAAGCCTGTTCGTGTTCGCTATGACAGCAACTGGTCTGTCCCGGAGCCCGAATTCGCCCTGGTGATAAACCCTGACATGAAGATTGTCGGGTACACAATCGGAAATGACATGTCGGCCCGCGACATCGAAGGGGAAAACCCGCTGTATCTGCCCCAGGCAAAGTTATACAAAGAATGTTGTGCCCTCGGACCTTCCATTCTTTTAGCGGGCGACGGAGAGTTGAACCTTGCCGAAATTGAAGTCCGTTTGAAAATCGAACGCAATGGAGAAACCATCGTCTCCGGAGAGACCGCCCTCGATCAACTGCACCGATCTCTGACGGAACTCGTCGCCTGGCTTGGTCGCGATAATGAATTCCCTGGCGGAGCGATTCTGCTCACCGGTACCGGGATCATTCCTCCCGATGAATTCTCGCTCGAACAGGACGACCTTATTCATATGTCCGTCACTGGCATCGGTACTTTAACCAACCCGGTTGTGAAGGACTGA